One Candidatus Methanomethylophilaceae archaeon DNA segment encodes these proteins:
- a CDS encoding FAD-binding protein: MEQEIIDRIEGVVGKDGYSVEPAVLYTYGFDASIFHKTPDIVVQPRTTEQVSEIMKIASEYKIPVVPRGAGTGLCGAAVPIKGGIVMAMQRMNKVKKVSVADLWVDVEAGCVYNDLNDTLSKYGFFFPPSPGSAEACQIGGMVATNASGMRAVKYGATRDFVLGMTFVKADGEIVRCGTRTIKDASGYQLARLLCGSEGTLGIITEVTLKLTTKPKKSASCLCAFEDVEKAGECISNIIAKPLIPASCELMDSVSISAVNKARGNPLPDCGALCIVEVDGETDEIIDRDLKIVEEVAKSSGAIAVTPTKDKALIAKWTDARKSVMVSLAALKPGCSSVSLADDMGVPISQVPKAVKAFKEISERYNVTVATYGHASDGNLHTKMVIDPTDKDEWDRGVKAVDEIFDVCIELGGTVTGEHGVGIAKAPNFQKERATELSTIRAIKQAMDPDNILNPGKADQWAGPILGNLRYPCKEYM; encoded by the coding sequence GGTGCTCTATACGTACGGGTTCGATGCGTCGATATTCCACAAGACCCCGGACATAGTGGTGCAGCCCAGGACCACCGAGCAGGTATCCGAGATAATGAAGATCGCTTCCGAATACAAGATTCCGGTCGTTCCGCGCGGGGCGGGCACCGGGCTCTGCGGAGCGGCCGTCCCCATTAAGGGCGGCATAGTTATGGCGATGCAGAGGATGAACAAAGTCAAAAAGGTCAGCGTCGCGGATCTTTGGGTGGATGTGGAGGCCGGATGCGTCTACAACGACCTCAACGATACGCTCTCAAAATACGGGTTCTTCTTCCCGCCTTCCCCCGGATCGGCCGAAGCCTGCCAGATCGGCGGGATGGTAGCGACTAACGCTTCGGGCATGCGCGCGGTGAAATACGGGGCCACCAGGGATTTCGTCCTGGGCATGACGTTCGTGAAAGCCGACGGAGAGATCGTCCGCTGCGGCACCAGGACCATCAAAGACGCGTCCGGATATCAGCTGGCGCGCCTTCTGTGCGGCTCGGAGGGGACGCTCGGAATCATCACCGAGGTGACCCTGAAGCTCACCACCAAGCCCAAGAAGTCCGCATCCTGTCTCTGCGCTTTCGAGGACGTGGAGAAGGCCGGGGAATGCATTTCGAACATAATCGCCAAGCCTCTGATACCGGCGTCGTGCGAGCTCATGGACAGCGTGAGCATCTCCGCCGTCAACAAGGCCCGCGGCAACCCTCTCCCGGATTGCGGCGCGCTATGCATCGTCGAAGTCGACGGGGAGACGGATGAGATCATCGACAGGGATCTGAAGATCGTAGAGGAGGTGGCCAAATCATCCGGAGCTATAGCAGTCACTCCAACGAAGGACAAGGCGCTCATCGCCAAGTGGACCGACGCCAGGAAATCTGTCATGGTATCTCTGGCCGCACTCAAGCCTGGATGCTCATCCGTATCGCTGGCTGATGATATGGGAGTCCCGATTTCCCAGGTTCCCAAAGCCGTCAAAGCTTTCAAGGAGATATCCGAGAGATACAACGTCACCGTTGCTACCTACGGCCACGCATCGGACGGCAACCTCCACACGAAGATGGTAATCGATCCCACGGACAAAGACGAGTGGGACAGAGGCGTCAAAGCCGTCGACGAGATCTTCGACGTCTGCATCGAGCTTGGCGGGACGGTCACCGGGGAGCACGGGGTCGGAATCGCCAAAGCGCCCAACTTCCAGAAGGAGAGGGCCACCGAGCTCTCCACGATCAGGGCCATAAAACAGGCCATGGATCCGGACAACATTCTGAATCCCGGGAAAGCGGACCAGTGGGCCGGCCCTATCCTCGGGAACCTTAGGTACCCCTGCAAGGAGTACATGTGA